The Falco rusticolus isolate bFalRus1 chromosome 14, bFalRus1.pri, whole genome shotgun sequence sequence TCTTGGAAAAGGAGCCGGACAAGGCTGGACCTGGGGACACCGGCGCCAGGCAGGCCCCAGGAGCCGGGGCTGCACATCAGGACAGAGCTCTTCAAGGGGGGGTTACCCCAGCAGGGGTAACTGTCTTAAATGCCACAGTAAAGTGACACGTGGAGGCATCCCCACCACAGACGGAGGCGTACAGAATCACAGGGTCAcgtaggttggaaaagacctttaaggccacccagcccagcccctaacccagcgctgccaagcccaccgctgAACCGTGTCCCCAAGCACCGCGCCTGCGGGGGTTTTGAGCCCCCCCGGGGACGGTGACAGCACCgggtccctgggcagcctgtccccctgcccggccACCCTTTCCGCGAAGGAATTTCTCCTGAGATCCCCCCTgaccctcccctggcacagcctggggccgttccctcttgtcctgtcgctggttccctgggggaagagaccgaccccccggctccagccccctcaggCAGCCGCAGAGCGATGgggcccccccgagccccgtttctccaggctgagcccccccagcccccccagccggtgccgcagccccttccccagctccgtgcccgtccctggacacgctgcagcccctcggGGTCTGTCCTGTAGCGGGGGCCCAGCCCTGAACCCCGCGTTCGCGGGGCCCCCCCAGTGCCGGGCGCAGGGGACGGGCGCTGCGCCGCTGCCGCTGGCCACGCCGGTGCTGGCACAAGCCGGGATGCCGGTGGCCGCCGTGGCCGCCCGGGCACGCTGCCGGCTGCGTTTGGCGGGTGCCACCCGCGCCCCCGGCCCTGTCccgccgggcagcccccccagccggCCGCTGGCTCCccccggggctgcagggggcaGCGGGCCGGcagcggggagggagggggcggccggcgccggggcgggccgggctcctccccgggcggcgggggccgggcgcgCCCCGGTTTaagggcggcggcggggcggcggggcacAGCGCTGCGCCCGGCTCAGCTCCGGTAAGTGCTCGCCGGGGCTCGGGGGCGGCGGGGATGGAGCTCCGGGGGGTCCCGCCTGCACCCGGGCTGGGCTCCGCCGCACTGTTGCGTGTTAATGAGTCGGGCTGTTAATTAGCGGTTGCTGCTTATTGCTTGGGTTCTTTCTACTGTGACTTGCTGAGACCgagccccgctgccctggccgtgggggctggggcagcctccgcgctggggctgtgccggggggtGCTGGTGCTTCCTCTGTGCTGAAACGATGGTACCTGCATTGGTGGGATGCCTTCTGCTTGTGCGATTAAATGCAGTATAGTCGGCTATGAATTAGAGCAGGTTATAATCAACCTTTGCTCTAGCCATGCTGCACCGGCTCCGAGGGTAACACTCGTGCAGGAGTTTGCTTCCTTTGGGATGCTTTCCCAgccagccactgctgctcccTCTCGCTCCCGTACCTTCCTAATAAGCTGAATTCACCAGCACATAAAGAAGTGGTTGTGAGCCATGACTACACACATAAAAGTGGCAGAAGTGATGTCTTCGTGATGCAAACCTAGCCTAAAGCCTCAGTTAGGAACTGatgttttggggggggtgggggggtggtttTTACGGATACGTTTCTGAGCGTGAGGCTCTCTTATGCTTCAGCAGTCTGCCTCAGTCTTGAAAtcagcagttttccttttggttgcacaagacttttaaaattatgtttagaAATAAGACAGCGGGTTTCAGTTGTCTTTTAGACCAATTCCTCACATGGTTGTTTGCTGTCTGCTGATGTCTTTaagaacagcagctgaaaaactgaaatttagtCCCCAAAGGAGGTAAAAAGTTTATCATCCAGCTCAATGCCACAGAAGAAGGGCGCACAAGTAAGTGTAGAGATTAAATAAGGAAGTTGAGCCAGTGGGCATGTGGTGGGCAGAGATGTTTGCTGTTATCTCTTGGGCAGGGTAGCTGAACTGGCCGAAGGGAAGAGCCCTGCAGTGGCGGGAGCACGGCTGTCCCTTTGGCAGCCCTGCAGCGCTTGTGCCATCTCAGAGGGCACACAGGACCCCAACCCAAAGCGTGCTGGTGGGAGATGCAGGCTCTGCCCGCGTCCCCCAGCGCTTGCGTGTGCTTGTAATTCTGtgccttcttcccttctccaagTGTTGCATCGTGTTACTGCTCTTAGGCGAAACATCATTGTTTATCACCTGGGTTGGTCCTGCAGCCCAGTTTGTCCCATTTGCTGCTCCTTCTTCGTGCTGGTCACAACTGCCTCAGCTGAGGCAGCTGAAGAAAGCCTCAATCGGCAAAAGAGATCATGCCAGCCTCTTCATCTCAAGCATCTTGGTTGTGTGTGTCTTTctgagtttattttatttttgagaaagaacTGATAAACAGTGCCTTGGTAAGTACAGAGATTTTTATCTATATGAGGCTTATATTAGATAATTGAGCGCTAATCTCATTATCTTCTTATAGTGCATAGCACAGCAGAGTTTTGCTCGGCAGGTCTGTGTGCTAGGTATTAACCCAGCAACAACAGTAACAGCAGTAAGAGCTTTATCACCTGTGTCAGATTACCTTGACAGATAAAAACAAGAAACTGAGATCATGCAGCAACTGGTTAAAATCAGACCAGTGTTACCACAAATCTAATTTTAGCTCTGTCTTGGAGACTTTAAAACATTGGAATGTTGCTTTTTATATAAATTGCACCTCAAGTTTGAAGTGAAGACCTCAGGCAAGTGAGGATGCCGGTGGGGTGGGATGAAGGCTGGACCTCCCGGCACCTCCCAGGGGACCCAGTGTCCTCTGCACCGCTCCCCGGGGGCAGCAGCTCCGTGTCGGGGCCGGTCCCCGCAGAGGAGGGGTGGCCAGGGCTGCGAGGACCTTGCAGGAGTGATGCCTGGGGATGTTCAGACCCACTCTGGGCTTTCCATCATGTGTGTGCGAGGAGACCAGACTCATCCGAGTTGGGACTGAGGTCTGGATTCTGCCACCGCCACAGCCAGGCTGCCGAGAGGCGGCGTttgtggggcagggagaggacaCGGCTGCAAACTCGCTGCCTCTCAGACTGACAGGTTATTTGCGATGAGCGTTGCTGGATAAGCGGCTTCTGTGCCAGCTAAGGTGGACTGGAAGTGATGAAGTACAACATACTGATGTGCAGCTTCTgacagagctgggctggagcagtgctgggtCTCGGCTGCCTCTTCTAGCCACAGATCTCTGCGGTCGCTCGCTCGGGTGCTCACACGCCCCTACAAAGAGCCACTAAGAGTGTCCACAAGTGgtccaaggggaaaaaataccccTCCTTTCCTGTCTGTGCCACCTCGCTGCTgagttttaatgtattttgtgcGTTGCCAATAATCAAATAATTGGTTTTAAGAGTACGAACTGCCAAGTAGCTGAAACTTGACTGAAAACTGGAGCCTTGAGCATCCCAGTGTGGGGCTGAATTCCCAGTACACCTGGAAACAGGAACCTTAACGCTGCCAGGCTGTTTTTATGGATGAAAATACATACCATTTAACATCCATTTTGAGCACATACGTGGTGTGGGTTCTTAGAACCGATCTTGTCTGAGCTGTTGCTCTCATCGTTGTTTTTATGAAGTCCTGTTCCTTCAGCCTACATGTATCCTGAAGTTCTGATCCTTGGAGGTTTTGTGGTCTCGGACTGCAAGTGGGTTTCTGTATTTGAACCATTAGGAATTGAAAATGAATAGGAAAAATATGTAAgtgtgtatttttctcttgctttactTTAGGACAACCTAAATTAAGTGTCATGTCTCAGTGCACTCAAATGAATaccaaaaggaaacaataaaatGTCATGAAAGACTGGCTGAGTGAATCTGAAAACTCTTCTTGGCTGTAGGGTGTGACTGCTCTGGAGACCCCAGACCTGCTAATGTAAATCAAAGCAACGTGCAAAAGCAAATCCCAGAAAACCCCTCTGCTAGGGAGTTCCATGGAGAGCAGAGATGTCTGCAGACCAAGAGGTTCACTCTCCTTGATGTGAGTGAGCACCCCTGCAGCTTCCCCCTCCGTCTGCTGGGTGTTGCAGGCAATGCCAGGGAAATCGGagccctgcagcatcctctgtGCTACAGCGATCCTTCCTGTTCGTCAGATGTAATAGGCGGTAGCTTTCCTACAGCTAGTAATTACACATAGTTATTAACaaagcaagtttaaaaaaaatatatggtgCTACCTGTGAGCAGAGGACAGCAATGCAGAACGTAGGGAGCTGACAACTGTCTGGTCGTGCACTGAGCAGCCTCTGGCTTGGAATTGTCTTCCACCTTCTGAGTGAAGTATTTGttagggtggggttttttttggtttttttaaacagttttccttCACTGTTTCAGGAACCTTCTTGCAGACTTTCTCCTGCAGTGGCCTGTCCTTGTGCAGGCAGGCGTGGAGGTGGAGCACAGGGAGGCAGCATTTGCCAGGTGATGCGGAGAGGCAGGGCTGAACAGTTACTGGGGTCCAGATCTTGTCTTTATATTTCAAATTGCATAGTGCTATTGCCACCTTCATTATTCCTCTCCGCTGTTTGAATGAGTAGCTGCCCTGGTTTGCAAGGAGTTGGAGCTTTTCAGTAATTCGGTGGAAGAAGGATGCCACCAGTACTGAGGGCTTACAAAAATGTAGCTCTTGCCTTTACATCACCAGTTGTTGGTACCGTGTTAAGAGAGGTGGCTGTAGCAGATAGTTACAATAACACAGATCTGTGCAGCTCCACATCCCTTCATGGATGTTCTCTCCTGTACAAGAGATGATGGGTTTTTCCTCCTATTCGATAACAGGATTATATTTTCATGTGCTGCTTTACATCTCACCTGAGTTTTTTGTCCTTAGGCTTGACTTTCACCAGGCATCGGTGCCTCGGCCAGGCAGCATGATGGCCCTGTTCGATAACTTGTCGTGCCACCACTCCATCGACGACTTCCGAAACAAAGTCTACTCCACACTCTACTCCATGATCAGCATTATGGGCTTTGTCGGCAACGGTGTTGTGCTGTACGTCCTCATAAAAACATACCAGCAAAAGACAGCCTTCCAGGTGTACATGCTGAACCTTGCCGTGTCAGACTTCCTCTGCGTGTGCACCCTGCCCCTGCGCGTCATCTACTACGTGCACAAAGGGAACTGGTTCTTCAGTGATTTCTTGTGCAGGGTCAGTTCTTACGCGCTGTACGTCAACCTGTACTGTAGCATTTTCTTCATGACTGCAATGAGCTTCTTCCGTTGCATAGCCATTGTTTTTCCCGTCCAGAACATCAATTTAGTAACGGAGAGGAAGGCTAAGTTTGTCTGCATTGGCATCTGGATTTTCGTCACCCTGACAAGCGCTCCCTTTCTGCGAAATGGGACGTACCAACATGGCAACAAGACCAAGTGCTTTGAACCCCCAGAAGACTCTCAGAAGACAAATCTAGTCGTGATCCTGGATTTTATTGCCCTATTTGTGggtttcatttttccctttattgtCATAACCATTTGCTATACCATGATCATAAGGACCTTACTGAAAAATTCCTTGAAGAAGAACCAGGCTAACCGCAAGAAGGCAGTCTGGATGATCATCATTGTGACTGCCACCTTCCTGGTGAGCTTCACCCCGTACCACATTCTGCGTACGATCCACCTCCACGTGCTGCGGCTGAAGAACGCCAGCTGCGAGGATGCCATATACCTACAGAAATCGGTCGTTGTTACGCTCCCCTTGGCAGCTGCCAATTGCTGCTTTGACCCACTCCTCTATTTCTTCTCAGGGGGCAACTTTCGGAAGAGACTTACCACATTTAGGAAGgcttcttcctccagtttaaCACAAGCCTTCAGGAAAAAGTTCTCCATAAAAGAGAAGGATGAGGAACCCTTTGGAGGAAGCCATAGGGAGAATGGAAAGGCGGCTGTGGCCCCTTCATAAGGAGGCTAAACCTTCCCCTAAGATCTCAGATGGGTGATGGAGATCTTGGAACTCTTCCAGAAGATGTGGTGGAGGCCCATGAGCCTTCGTCGCAACTCAGTATGTAATAATAATGGTGGGCAGCCCATGACTGATGCTACTTGGtaacagagctgctgctgcggATGGCCAGCCCCTTTCCCGGGAGCACTGCCTGGACATGCACAGCCACTTAGGAGGGAGGAGCCAGTGCCACCCAGCACCAGAAAACTGTTGATCTGATGATAAACTCTTCAAAGCCTGTATTTGGGCATTCGCTTCATTTTGCGGCTCCACAAAGAGCCTTACTTCTCTGAGTGAGTGGGAAATACAAACACGGCTTTTGCTGTATGCGGCGCTTGGACCTGCTGACTAATAAAGAGAGCAAAGTTTTCACTGAGTCTTCAAATAGCCACTGAATTATTTACACAATAGAAACCAGGATGACTCCTGCCTtgctcccagctgcttctgctttagAGTTCAGTTTTCAAGATAATTACGTGTGTAAGGCTTGCAGGGTTGGTGCCTCTGTCTGCAAATCCAGGAACTCGGGCTTCAGCCCCTCTCTCACCTTGAATAAGCAGCTCCTCGGACTTGCTTTCATGGGCAGTAGATCTGCCAAATTTTTGGAATTTCTAGGAAAACCTTGTCTGTGagagcagttttaaaattgCGGTATCCTAGTGTGCATTTGAAACTTACTTCAAGGGGACTGGTCCTGCAAGTGGTGGCTGTAGGATGTGGGTTATCACTGCAGTTCAGGAGGTTTTACTGAAAAGTAGGGCTCTGGGTGCTTGGAGTCCCAGGCAGGATCAGGGCTGCCTTGCTGAACTactgacagagtcccttgggcggggggggggggggcacgaagcataaataatttttaaaaccaataGCTATATATGGTATTGGATCCTGTGCAAGAACATTCACCTTGCTCACGCCTTGTAGAAAGGTAGCAGCCCAAAGCCCTTGGAAAGATCTCTAGGAAGACCTGGAGCTCAAGAGTCTGAGTGCAGATGAGACACGAGTGAATATTTTGAgtacagtgggaaaaaaaaacagattggGCTGTGTTtattatataaagaaaaatttcgGAATCTTGGACAGAAGGAAACATTCCTGTGCTTTTCTAAGGAACCCATGGCAAAGTAGCACTGCCTGCCATTTACTGGAGCAAAGCCCAGCCCAAGATGCATGATGCataaagacagaaatagaaattagtGTAGGATTAAGGCTTTTAGTTGGAGAAGTGGTTGATAAATTAATATCAAAGCATGTTTTGATATGGGATTTATGATGTTTCTTGCTAccttaaagaaaacagttttaatacTGTAGAGTAAGATGAGCAAAAGGCGTTTGGCTTGGGGGCAGGGGTCTGCTTGAGAAATATCTTTGCAGATACACAGAAGAGTGGAAGTTCACTCTCTACACTGCAGTCTGCATATCCCCAGGTCAGCAAAAGAcacttaaaaaagcaaattcacCTGCAGGACAATTTATGGATGTGAATTTTCAACGAGATTTGAAACCCCTTTGTAGAATTTGAGGGATTTGTGAAGTGGAAGGGAGCTGAAAGCTCCTGTCTAGAAGAGCGTTACTGGTCCCTCTAAACCCacaggagggcagagctgcacgTTCAGAGTAGAGCTATAGCCTGCTTTGAGGAAGTGGGGAATAGTTGGCTAAAGCTTCTTTTCAGGGGTTAGCATTGACTATTATAGTTGTGTCTGCAAACATTAAAGGCGTTGTGCAACTGTAAATAGAAATAACATGGAAAACTGAGTTTCAGAATATGTAGAAATAATACACACGTtcccaaattttaaaatattgtacaGCAAAGCtttatatgtacacacacattgttgcaaagcatttttattataccagagattttattcttttttggtttgggttttgtttttttttttaggcaatGATTATGGCAAGAGAAATGGCAGTGGGTTTTGTGCAATAGGAGAGACTATTTAAAAAAGGttgctgaaaattaaatgaaaatgttgcaAGTCAGACTTTAACACTTGCTGGGGTTTGTGCCTTATTTTAAAGTCTCTGCATGCAGGTTCTTCTTCCCTACAGTACGTTTTTATCTATGTGCAACACTAGAGCTTGATATTCatgtaataataatttataatgaTGCAATAAAAACTTAgtcaaagcagcacagaggttGCTGAGGGCAGCACTCAGAgtgggctgggatgctgggggacTTGCTGTCCCAGGCTCTGGGAGCTGGAATTTGGTCCAGCCAAACTTGCCTTTGCTATAGCCCAGCTTTGCTGGACTCGGGGCACCATctgtggctgctggtggggggACCAAACTGCTTTTGTTGGAGCCAAACTGGCTCTGGTGGAAACTGGGATCTTTGTAGGTCTTGCAGAGGTGGAGAACCCTGACAAATAGCAGCTGGGACCTCAAAAACCTTGTATTTACAAACAGCAAATGCTTGCAAGACACTTGGAGGGAAGTGATGCTGTTGGTGAGGATGCTGAGTTCAGGTGTCATGTGTGGTCACATATCACACATGGGTTCCTGCACGGAAAAGTCTGTAGAGAATGACATCTTCTGCTTAGCTTTTCCCAAAACAGGTGCAGGGTCTGCAGTGTGATATTTGCTTATAAAACTCCAGCCCCATACTGGCGTGGTGGGAGCTTTGCTGTTGGCTTGGCAGTAACCCAGCTCCCGGGGAGAGGCGAGGGCAGTTGTCCCCTGCTTGTGACTTTGCCCTGTGGCACAGAAGAGCGCTGTCCTGGCAGCAAATGCTCATCAGGTTTTGCTCAGAAACAGGGATCTGGAAAGAAATACATGCCAAGAACCAGGACCCCTTACCGTCACGCGGTGAGTTGGAAATTGGGGCGTTTGTGTGGGCTGGATgacaggagctgggcagaggggcCGGAGTGCCATCCCGGTACTGCCGCGGTGGCGGAAAGGcctgaggaagggaaggggaagcatTGGGTTTCTTGCTTGAAACgggactttttttttgctgcatatGCGCAATTTATGGTGCAATAGTGTCCCCTAGTGCTTAGTTAttcctggagcagctgcctgTTGCCTGATgaggtttcttcttttttttttttttttttctttgacagcgCAGATTCAGCTCCTCACCTGTAGCCTTGTCCCGTTTTCCCTGGTGTTGGTCACACTCAGTTGCCCCTGTGCCACCCCTGCctgcattgcatttttattttataatcttTGGGTCTTccctctctgccttcctcttttttttttttttgttggggttggggttttttttccatgttttcttcctcatcctgGAGGAATGCTCAGGCTGGGGAGGACCCAGCCACAGAATGGGGTCCAGCAGCACCCATCGGTCCCCATGGGGACCCCAGCCATGGCAGGGGCAGCGAGCAGggtccctcctcctgctctggcCTCCAACAGCACCATCCGCTGTGCCAAGCCAGCGCTGGGTTTGTGCTGCACGGCTGGCCCAGCGCAGAGCTCGGACCTGCAAAGCTTTCGCTGGAAGCTGGTGGTAAGTACAGCCCCTTGGCATCCCCTCATTGCGACCGAAGTCCCATCATTTTGGCCTTCATTTGTCTGCGAAGGTTATTTCAGGTTATTTCCGagccctgggcacagcactgaaatggcGCTGCCTGTCTCCCACCCAAAGCAAACAAGCTGCCGGCTGCCTCCGCACGCCCCAGTGCTGGCCCAGCACCGCCAGCCCAGCTGGCCGCATCCCAGcgcaggaggaggagggctcGCCATGCAGCTGTCGGTGTTGACAGGCTGTGCCTTGTGCTAACCTTTCGCTTATGCACTGCCTGATTTGGGAAACTAATAATTCAGCGGGTAAGCGAGGCAGCGGTGGTCATACGTGTTCTGCGGCATCGCTTCTGCTTGCTCAAAGGTGGGAAAATAACTGGTGCACCATGAAggctcccagccagctgccttGTTGTTCTCACTGGTGCTTGCTGTGCGCACGCTGTCAGCCCTAAGTGCTCAAAAACCTTGAAGCAAACCTTCCAAATCATCGTTcagcactgtttttctttgctgttcagGGCCTGTGCCTGTAGGGTGCAAGCAGGTAACGTCTTCAGGCTTCGCTCTGCAAGCTCCACAACTAGAAAGACactttttccccaaagaaagcAGGAGTGAAAACTTCTGCTCTAGACTTTTGATTTTAGCCAGCGTAAGTCAAGCCACTAAGAAAGTCTGCTTGGGGCTAGCATGTGTGCATTGcaaccttttaaaattacatgtgGGGCTTGGGCAGTGTGGAAAGCGTATTCTATATGCTGAAGTATAAGCTGATTAATTGtatatttactgtaaaaaataagTGCATTAACCTACTTTTCTCACTGTTGGGTTTTACAACTGTGGAGTTGCTGGATGCAGTGTTCAGGGCTTGATGCCCCACcaggcagaaaacaagcaatGCTGCAAGTGAGGTGGTGCTCACTCCCCCTGCCAGGGCGGAGGGGCGAAAAAGGGCCCATCTCAGCTGAAGCATGTAGCAGTACATACAGCCTGCAGGTGTGAGCGTAAGCAAGGGCTGAGGCTGCGAGGAGGCACACATTCCTTATTCTCCTGTCATAGTTTCAGCATGCAAACCATGTATCATAGATCTTgtggtttctggttttgaaaaaatggGGAGACTGGGGGGGTCTTCCCAGCAGGTTGAATAGGCACCACCAGCTTCTTAGACCAGGAAGTAGAACAAAGTGTTTAAATACAAGAGAGGAAAATCTGCATCGTGTTGATCGAGGCAGTAATCTTTTTCTGGCTGGGGGATTACAGCGCAGCAGCCAACGTTGATTCCTTAATGGGAAGATGGGGCAGAGAGTTTCCcttaacaaaacaaatcctGGTCCAGCAGATGCCCAGGATACAGTGCCTCCCACATGGACAAAAACCTCTCCCCTTTACCTCTGGAGGATGGGTTTCAGGATAAACTTCTGTGCAAGCGAAGAGAACCATATGGGCGCTGTTTTGTCTTCATAGCAGgct is a genomic window containing:
- the CYSLTR1 gene encoding cysteinyl leukotriene receptor 1, coding for MMALFDNLSCHHSIDDFRNKVYSTLYSMISIMGFVGNGVVLYVLIKTYQQKTAFQVYMLNLAVSDFLCVCTLPLRVIYYVHKGNWFFSDFLCRVSSYALYVNLYCSIFFMTAMSFFRCIAIVFPVQNINLVTERKAKFVCIGIWIFVTLTSAPFLRNGTYQHGNKTKCFEPPEDSQKTNLVVILDFIALFVGFIFPFIVITICYTMIIRTLLKNSLKKNQANRKKAVWMIIIVTATFLVSFTPYHILRTIHLHVLRLKNASCEDAIYLQKSVVVTLPLAAANCCFDPLLYFFSGGNFRKRLTTFRKASSSSLTQAFRKKFSIKEKDEEPFGGSHRENGKAAVAPS